GCATCATTTGacgaacgaaattaaatatatttagatgtttttattcgatatgcTATTAGTCAAAGGTGAAAACATTGTtaggaagaaattaaaaatataatagaaaaaagatacgtCTATGTATTTTGCTTTCATACATAATTCGGcaaaagttaaatatatagtattttatagtaaataattaataatattattattactgagTATATGTATCTCAGGATGAAAGTTATTTCATTTGTTCATGTCATTTTCACTGAATTTTCATAATACTGTATAGGAagtaataaatagataaacaaatatatgtatatggacaGTTTCCAAAACAGATCGCCAAGATTTGAGTGCGTATTGTATTCATCGTAAGGTTGAAAAAAGCCGTGTAAGGTTGGATCCAAAAACGCCTATGTTTCtggttattttttatatacatcagATAATATGCTTCGCATTAACAGTGAATGCGAACAAAAGATTCTGTCAAAGgaatacgaaaaaatattattttcaataatttccaTAAACAAACATTGAATCGGTTTCtagtataattaaattctctttttgAAACGTATTTCAATACTTTAAAGATGTCTTTAAAAGACGTTTTAAAGTGTAtaggattaatttttttattactattttcatCCTTACAGTAAGTATAAATGTGTAAGCAGAAATGAATTTGTATGACataatgaaaacaaacaaaaaattaaatgttacgTCAAACTGTAGTTAGGAAaagtgtataaaaataaatatatgcctttaaaatacaaatatgatACGCGTCACTCATCTAtctattatttcgaataaattgagAATTTAAGAAgggattaaaatatattatcaaagtCAACTCACCTTTTTGGTTGATGTCCCAAATGACAACGATGGCACCATGATTAACTAAACTAAGGGCCAATGCTCTTCCAAGACTTTCAGCAGCACCAGTGATGAGAGCAATCTCACCAGAAATATTCTCCATTCGGTATTGCAgtggaataaatattttcatgatattCCTAATGATTTCCATAAAGGTGAACATAATAGTGTTCATCAAAGGCCGAATGTTCCACATGTTTccaatgaaattcttttcgttattttagtGCCTTTAATGGACAAGTAATGTTAGAAAAACGCTTTGTTATAAATGGCGTCAGTTTCATTatgaaattgaatataatatataaattacatattttatatttcgttcaATTATAGCTTCtcatattaccattattatcattatcataatcattgttataaaatCGTGCTTTGATCAAGCCAATGTACCCTGTATCTACTTTTCTCAAAAACCTACGCGAATATTTCAACTTTCGTtctaattaaacaaaaatctaCTTCCGACTCTTAAAAACATTCCGTTCAAATATCATATACAGGCTcataattacatatacatttgaACATAACTATTTACACTAGTAcccaaattatttattgtattgaGAAACGAGCTCATATTGCGTCCTAGATAAACCTGATCCCAAACCTAACAGACTTTTATTATGAATCTATTGACTTGATGAATTAGatcaattatcgataattgatatatatatttttatttaaaaaaaatagatcacGTGCagttaaatgattatttaaaaacttctaatatatataatattgtaatttttgcatagactaacgataataagaatgtataaaaattctgATGATCGTTGTTTACTTACGTTAAGAAATCAACAGTTTTATTGATTAGAATCTCCCAGAATTGAATTACTATAAactaaaaaaaggaataacgataataaatcaatgattGTTTTCTTATAAGTGGAGTTTATCTTCTATCAATCATGGTTATCGTCTAACTGATTGAAGTTCTAACCAAATATTTAAGTAGTATCAACAAATGTAGTTTATAATGATGTCGATATAAACGAAATGGAGATATTGTAATCGAGATAATTATGTGAAACCGGAAGAGCATTATccgtttttataattatttattataattacgcaattaattaattgcgtAAGAGGTCAATATACTAGTTcaaaaagatcattttttaCGAAACTGTATCACAatctaattatttcattcacaAGATATACTGACAAAATTGATCATAACGTTCTATGAACATACACTCTgttttcattagaaaataagataagattaaataagacgtcaattaattatttctcttggCTACACATTACAGGATTATAATGAGagaaattcttaataataacagtTAACTTTACATAACAACAATAGAcgttctcatttatttttgatagcATTTTTAGGACGACTAAATcataatcgaataatattcgACTATGGCAAACAGCTTCATTGATATAAAAGTGTATCAATATGAGATTTAATtactaatattaaaaaaaaaatgacataagaatggatttttaattaactatGTTTCATTTCAATTCGACCGAAAAAATCTCACGGAAAATGATCGAAGATCAAGAATGATCAAGATCTATTATTTAAGTCAatctgaaaaagaaatcggTAATTCATAATGGTCGCAAAATTGAAAACTCTTTCATTAAAGTgaaactaaaataataaacagtCTTATGAGAGTGAAAAAAGGATTTAATTTTACtgtaaaagaataagaaaaactaATTCGTGTTCAAGgaaaaataactttattaacgaaGCAATATCCAAGATTTTATTCAACCTAACTGCACTAATAAAAGATTATCAAGTATGAGAAAATAACAAACTAATAAGCGATACACTGACCaacagtaataattataaatatgtattttcataatctccaacaaatttattatttagatttaatatataagaacagcaaaaataatttgtacatAACGTAAAAATCTTTACGTAACGGATGTCTTTATCATTTTGATGACCTTAAAGTTGAATCGTGATTACacacatattattaatatatatagatgttcAAGTTTTTAAAACCATGCTatcagaaataaaaagaaaaaaataacgattttaaaacGATTCAGTAATTATTGAGAATTTTATATGTCTAATTGCGTAAACACTTAGTTTACGATGattctatatttatagaaagatTCTACCGATTAAAAACACCCGTAGCTTCATGCTTCTTAATGTCATGATTAACAACAGGATTTGAATTTTCGTAGATAGAGTGTAGAATGGTGCTTGACATCAGTAAAAAACTGATATGActttgatagaaaataattgaaatttttttaaaaaacaaagttttaaattaattatataaagtcggaatattgtttttcatttacttaaTGATACTTACCAGTTTAATTTATAAAGGGTGTCTTCTTTTAATCGATATGGCCAAATATCTTCGATCCTATTGATTTTAATGGGTTGTTCagaaagtaatttcgttttttttttatgaaaatgaaagataatttttgtataatgaacaaaattttattaaattatatattggaCATTCTGATCCAATACCTTTTGCCATCTTTCTGGTAGTAGCATGATTCCACGCTCATAAAATTTTTGGTCTTTGCTGGCAAAAAAACTGATCGAGGTGGTTTTTGACCTCCTCATTTGAAGTGAAGGTTTTACCgtctaaaaaattttgcagtGACCGAAACAAATGATAATCCGAAGGTGCCAAATCTGGAGAATATAGTGAGTGTGGGATTGTATCCCATTCAAGCTGCAAAAGCTTTTGGCGAGAGACCAAACTTGTATAAGGTCTCGCATTATCTTGATGGAATATTACACTTTTTCTGTTGATTAATTCTGGCCTTTTCTATTAAAGTACATCATTCAGTTTGTCCAGCTGATGACAGTAGATTTCCGAATTAATTGTTGTGTTATCtagtaaaatttaaaaaaaaaacgataccTTTAAAATCCCACCAAACAGACAGCATCACCTTTTTTGATGGATATTGGCTTTGGAAATGCTTTGAGCCgattcatcttttttcctccatGATCTCTTGCGTTTGACATTGTTATATACAACCCATTTTTCGTCCCCAGTAATGATGTGCTTCAAGAATGGATCATTTTCGTAACGTTTGAGAAGCGAATAACAAACGTCAACGCGATAACATAAATTTCTCTCCATGAGAACATGGGAACCCATGTATCGAGCTTCGAGGTTAAACCCAGGCCTTTCAAGTGATCATAAACAgttgaatttgataaattcaatCTCTCGCCGATCTCACGTGTTGTTATTCGCCGGTTTGCATCAACTAATGCCTTTATCGTGTCTTTATCAGCTTCAACCGGCCTTCCAGAACGTGGTGCATCTTCGACATCAAAATTGCCGGATAGAAGTTTTGCAAACTAGTTCTGACACTGGCTTACTGTCAACACATCTTCTCCATACACATCGGTTAATTTCTTTCTGGCTTAAACAgcatttttaccttttctatagaaaaaaaataaaatatgacgaAAATGCTGCTTATTGCTCTTCATATTTAAAAGGGCACCAAACAAGAACTACTGAGTAGAATCAATTGGACTTTTTCACACATAAGCCTTGCTATATCAGCtctcaaaatatataattattatgcgGCTTAAGTGTGAAATTGGGtgcaaaaaaatacaattaaatcctCTGTcgggaaaaaaacgaaattactttccgaacaacccaatatatacaaaaactagtaagatcgaatatatttaGTCATATCGTTTGAAGTGAGacatattgtaaaaattttatttaaccaagccattttgttatatttcttgttatttaGAAATGGTTGACATATCTTCAATCTGACGAAAAATGACGTTTATGTCTTCGATAGTAATTGagattaaaacaaatattacttctatattaaatactttaaaacatttaatttacaACACGCATGTTGTATGAATAACAAAtagtatgtataatacatactggctataattacaaatatatggATTGTTATAGTTTGTTAAATAAGCGAACTGTAGAATAGTGATCTTGGGCTTGAAATTAATCTGAACGTTATTTAATGTTCCaaagagatacaaaaaaaaattgaaaatacacggagatataattacaataaaatagaaattgagtttattaatattaataataaatttaattaattatattataaacaaatttattaattacattgggtttattaatattattaataaatttattaattatattgagtttattaatattaattaaatctaattaataGCTCGAATTCTATGATTTTTTgcaatatatcaattttaagataaatataccgttctatttaaaacaaagaaaataacgtaaTTACTATTTCTGTTtagaataaacaaagaaaaaacaaaaaagaaacaaacaaaaaagttcCATAGCCACAATAAGAATTCttcatagaaaattttctgatactaattgtaattaagaaaaatgattcaGTTGCAAAGTTAAAGGcatattgtttttaaataaccATTGTAACAaaactttatattaattacgataCGATTCAAATCAAATATGTTGACACACACATGCGTAATCTTAGATATTTACAATACTTTCTCCTAAGGGTATGTTGACACACGTGCACAATCTCAGGTATCTACAGTATTTTCGCCTAAGAGCCACATATCTCTATTGGGTACATTTGCTTTTGGGAACTCGTTGGATACTCgctaagaaataaaatagataaaacacATTGTCATTTTTGTTCGAGCTCAGGCATTATTAGTAAAGTACCTAGTCTTCGATAATGTAATAAGCTACTATCCAAATATCAATACAACATTCATGAGTCCACATGATCATTAGAACAAAGGACTACATATAATATTGGTTAAGCATTTCGAACGAACTATCCTGACACGCCCACtagtaataagaatattactTTTCCGTTCCAGGCACTTTCTACTAAAATTTctcccttttcatttcttaattCATTAATGCTTTCGTAGGCAGTTTGAGAGAAATCTATAGTTAGTTGCATTCAACTATTCGCACTCTTCAATAAGACAACCGAGTCTTACCAATATCATTGACTATACCTCAAACGGAGGTATCCAGAACAATCTAAATCGTAACAAGTCCAGTTATATCTATATCAGACTCACAAAATCCGAGTCTTATTACATTCTTGATTATTATTCCTTCAGAAATAGCCAATACAACTAATTACATGTTACTACACAAGAATACATCAACAATTATATCATACttcaacaaatataaaatgtgttTCAATGTGACTCATCGTTATGTGcacaaataatatgtatattttccttgtattaataaaattataattacatattctGTACggcattaatttctttaaaccACTACGGAATCAAtggtattatttaaaaaatttattggatCGATGTTTACcctaattatgtattttcacTATTCGTTGCCAACccaataattttgatataacaaTAACTGAGGTGCAGTGAACTTTATTATTGAAGTATTGAATTTTACTTTTGAACTTTAGTTTGATTTTTACTTTTAGATTGCTTTATGAACTTTATCGCTGAAGAGTAAATACATACTCTTCGAGTAAAAGTAAATCGAGTTCTTATAGGTATATAGCCATTACATCGATAAATAGCAAGTTGATAATAGaagttataaaatt
This DNA window, taken from Vespa velutina chromosome 12, iVesVel2.1, whole genome shotgun sequence, encodes the following:
- the LOC124953542 gene encoding short-chain dehydrogenase/reductase family 16C member 6-like, with protein sequence MWNIRPLMNTIMFTFMEIIRNIMKIFIPLQYRMENISGEIALITGAAESLGRALALSLVNHGAIVVIWDINQKDIFKVLKYVSKREFNYTRNRFNNLLFAFTVNAKHII